A single region of the Nicotiana sylvestris chromosome 6, ASM39365v2, whole genome shotgun sequence genome encodes:
- the LOC138871485 gene encoding uncharacterized protein: MLVYGTEAGIPTEVEIPSLRIIQEAELDDAEWVRSRYEKLALIDGKRMNSVCHVLLNAYFNNMTCLWTPCQDPKSNFEIMNQELDCNEDKFKEIKQRVATVKGKLASYWKDPFVVTRVLQKRALYRGNIKGNIPVTIVNANATKKYFV, from the exons atgttggtttatggtacggaagcagGCATTCCCaccgaagtagaaatcccttcattgaggatcatacaggaagcagaactcgacgatgcagagtgggtgagGAGTCGTTACGAGAAGCTGGCTCTTATAGATGGCAAGAGAATGAAttcagtttgccatg ttctgttaaatgcatatttcaataacatgacatgcttgtggaCACCATGCCAAGATCCAAAATCAAacttcgaaataatgaatcaagaattagattgcaatgaagataagtttaaggaaataaaacaaagagttgcaACAGTTAAAGGAAAATTGGCTTCATATTGGAAAGACCCATTCGTAGTAACAAGGGTACTGCAAAAAAGAGCGTTGTACCGGGGAAACATCAAAGGAAATATCCCTGTAACcattgtcaatgcaaatgcaaccAAAAAGTACTTTGTTTGA
- the LOC138871486 gene encoding uncharacterized protein, with amino-acid sequence MIEKHKQWHEKLSFDLFGYHTIVRTSTGATPYMLVYGTEAVIPAEVEIPSLRYIQEAELDDAEWVRSRYKKLALIDGKRMNVVCHGQLYQNKISRAFNKRVKPRQFPPGQLVLKKFFPHQHEAKGKLSPN; translated from the coding sequence atgatagagaagcataagcagtggcatgagaagctatCATTTGATTTATTTGGGTACcacaccatagtccgcacatcaactggggcaaccccctacatgttggtttatggtacagaagcagtcattcctgccgaagtagaaatcccttccttgaggtacatacaagaagcagaactcgacgatgcagagtgggtgagGAGTCGTTACAAGAAGCTGGCTCTTATAGATGgcaagagaatgaatgtagtttgccatggtcagctttatcagaacaaaatatctagagccttcaacaaaagagtgaAGCCAAGACAATTcccaccagggcagctggtattaaagaaaTTTTTCCCGCATCAacatgaagccaaagggaaattatctcccaactag